One Dysosmobacter welbionis DNA segment encodes these proteins:
- a CDS encoding reverse transcriptase domain-containing protein translates to MIREENLKMQPTTEILARISRNSLANKDEIFTRLHRYMLRPDLYFLAYKNLYANSGAATKGANDDTADGFSEAKIANIIQRLADETYQPTPARRTYIQKKNNPKKKRPLGIPTFTDKLVQEVLRMVLEAVYEPVFLPVSHGFRPKRSCHTALKSLKMEFNGMRWFVEGDIKGCFDNIDHSVLVGLIHSKIKDARLIKLIYKFLKAGYLEDWKYHKTYSGTPQGGIISPLLANIYLHELDKFVMKLKSEFDTHGQEPVRTEYRLLSNDLQKLSYHIGRRTGAEREQLLSEYNEKRKLMLKMPCTAQTKKCIKYIRYADDFILGVKGSQEDCQWIKSKLSEFIRETLKMELSEEKTLITHSSERARFLGYDVRVRRSSIIKHGGPGKKTKRTLNNSCELSIPFDDKIHSFIFAKEIAIQKPDGKLMPVRRKSLLRLTDLEIVSAYNAELRGICNYYGIASNFYKLCYFSYLMEYSCLKTLASKHKCTIAKVVEKFKDHYGEWGIPYETKTGQKRCYFAKYSDCKDKANPTDIVCNAAVEYGYSRTALEQRLKAKVCELCGTTESDCYEVHHVNKLKNLKGKQAWEVAMIAKRRKTLVVCKKCHVAIHNQ, encoded by the coding sequence TTGATTAGGGAGGAAAACCTCAAAATGCAACCAACAACCGAAATTTTAGCAAGAATCAGTAGAAACTCACTCGCAAATAAAGATGAAATTTTTACCAGACTGCATCGCTATATGCTGAGGCCAGACCTGTATTTTCTGGCATATAAAAATCTGTATGCCAACAGTGGTGCCGCAACTAAGGGTGCAAACGATGACACGGCAGATGGATTCAGCGAAGCCAAAATCGCAAATATCATCCAAAGGCTCGCTGATGAAACCTACCAGCCCACACCCGCCAGAAGAACCTATATCCAGAAGAAGAACAATCCCAAGAAAAAGCGACCTCTGGGAATCCCGACATTCACAGATAAGCTGGTACAGGAAGTTCTGCGGATGGTTCTCGAAGCGGTGTATGAGCCTGTTTTCTTGCCAGTTTCTCATGGATTCAGACCCAAAAGGAGCTGCCATACCGCACTGAAATCCTTAAAAATGGAGTTCAATGGTATGCGTTGGTTCGTGGAGGGTGACATCAAAGGGTGCTTTGACAATATCGACCACAGCGTTCTTGTAGGCTTGATTCATAGTAAAATCAAGGATGCCCGGTTGATAAAGCTGATTTACAAATTTCTAAAGGCTGGATATTTGGAGGATTGGAAATATCACAAAACCTACAGTGGTACTCCACAGGGCGGTATCATTTCTCCGCTCCTTGCTAACATCTATCTGCATGAGCTGGACAAATTTGTAATGAAGCTGAAAAGCGAATTTGATACCCATGGGCAAGAACCTGTCAGGACAGAATATCGCCTCCTAAGCAATGACCTCCAGAAACTTTCCTATCACATCGGCAGACGCACCGGGGCAGAAAGAGAACAACTGCTTTCCGAATACAACGAAAAGCGGAAGCTCATGCTGAAAATGCCCTGTACAGCTCAGACAAAAAAGTGCATCAAGTATATCCGCTATGCGGATGACTTTATTCTCGGTGTGAAAGGAAGTCAAGAGGACTGCCAGTGGATAAAGAGTAAACTTTCTGAGTTTATCCGTGAAACCTTAAAGATGGAACTCAGCGAAGAAAAAACACTCATCACTCATAGCAGCGAAAGGGCAAGATTTTTGGGGTATGATGTTCGTGTTCGCAGAAGCAGCATTATCAAGCATGGTGGGCCAGGCAAAAAGACAAAACGCACCCTCAACAATTCCTGTGAACTGTCTATCCCATTCGATGATAAGATTCACAGCTTCATTTTCGCCAAGGAAATTGCGATACAGAAACCGGATGGGAAACTCATGCCTGTCCGCCGTAAATCTCTTTTGCGACTCACAGATTTGGAAATCGTTTCTGCCTACAATGCGGAACTGCGGGGAATCTGCAACTACTATGGAATTGCCAGCAATTTTTATAAACTGTGCTACTTTTCCTATCTCATGGAATACAGTTGCCTCAAAACCCTCGCAAGTAAGCATAAATGCACCATAGCCAAGGTGGTTGAGAAATTCAAAGACCACTACGGAGAATGGGGAATCCCCTACGAAACCAAAACGGGGCAAAAACGATGCTATTTTGCAAAATACTCCGATTGCAAGGATAAGGCCAATCCGACGGACATCGTATGCAATGCTGCGGTGGAGTACGGATATTCCCGAACAGCCTTGGAGCAGAGATTGAAAGCAAAGGTCTGTGAGCTATGCGGTACGACCGAGAGCGATTGTTACGAAGTTCACCATGTCAACAAGCTCAAAAACCTTAAGGGCAAGCAGGCATGGGAGGTTGCAATGATTGCAAAACGGCGTAAAACGCTGGTTGTGTGCAAAAAATGCCATGTTGCAATCCACAACCAGTGA
- a CDS encoding HipA domain-containing protein yields the protein MGVIDFTGMPKRNKAYAGANGKKISVLYDGEQYMLKFPSMAKKNPDMSYSNSCFSEYLGCQIFEIAGIPVQKTLLGTFTVNGTEKIVVACGDFTRPGLVLQDFASLKNQIIDSERNGYGTELSDILHTITAQTAIDAAQLLDRFWDMFIVDALIGNWDRHNGNWGFLYDAVSDAIELAPVYDCGSCLYPQADDEIMRSVLTNQGDRDYRIYEIPTSAITLEGKKIRYFDFISSLREEGCSRALRRIVPRIDMGKIGKLIYDTPFLSDLQRQFYLTMLAERKVKILDFALEKLEQAKDGPLPAKHKAGKDRNAR from the coding sequence ATGGGCGTTATTGACTTTACAGGTATGCCAAAAAGGAACAAGGCATACGCCGGCGCGAACGGCAAGAAGATCTCCGTCCTCTATGACGGGGAGCAATATATGCTAAAATTTCCCTCTATGGCGAAGAAAAACCCGGACATGAGTTACAGCAACAGTTGTTTTTCTGAATACCTCGGCTGCCAGATATTCGAGATTGCCGGCATCCCCGTACAAAAGACCCTGCTGGGCACATTCACGGTGAATGGCACAGAGAAGATCGTTGTTGCCTGCGGCGACTTTACCCGGCCTGGGCTCGTGCTTCAGGACTTTGCCTCCCTGAAAAACCAGATCATCGACTCAGAGCGCAACGGGTATGGCACCGAACTGTCCGACATCCTCCATACGATTACGGCACAAACGGCCATAGACGCCGCTCAACTGCTGGACCGCTTTTGGGATATGTTCATCGTAGACGCCCTGATTGGGAACTGGGACCGGCACAACGGGAACTGGGGCTTCCTCTACGATGCCGTCAGCGACGCCATAGAACTGGCCCCGGTCTACGATTGTGGGAGTTGCCTCTATCCCCAGGCGGATGACGAGATCATGCGGTCTGTCCTTACCAATCAGGGCGACCGTGACTATCGAATTTATGAGATACCGACCTCCGCGATTACGCTGGAAGGAAAGAAAATTCGGTATTTCGATTTTATTTCCTCACTGCGGGAAGAGGGGTGCAGCCGCGCCCTGCGGAGGATCGTCCCCCGGATTGATATGGGTAAAATCGGGAAGTTGATTTATGACACCCCATTCCTCAGTGATTTGCAGCGGCAATTTTATCTGACCATGCTGGCGGAGCGGAAGGTGAAGATACTGGATTTTGCTCTGGAAAAATTAGAGCAGGCGAAAGATGGACCTCTGCCAGCGAAACACAAAGCCGGGAAAGACCGGAACGCCCGATAA
- a CDS encoding DUF3848 domain-containing protein, whose translation MTNKEMMRQLYERMAAEQQKYKAWLLEQPPNVILDNACKFTVREDIVMELEVLELTDAQAAALLRSRTPLADVYRAWERAETHHMDDVRDVIEARADTVIRAEKEKGQREER comes from the coding sequence ATGACCAACAAAGAAATGATGCGCCAACTTTATGAACGGATGGCAGCCGAGCAGCAGAAGTATAAGGCATGGCTTCTGGAGCAGCCCCCCAATGTGATCCTGGACAATGCCTGCAAATTCACGGTCCGAGAGGATATTGTGATGGAGTTGGAGGTACTGGAACTGACGGACGCCCAGGCCGCGGCTCTGCTGCGGTCCCGGACCCCGCTGGCGGATGTTTACCGGGCGTGGGAGCGGGCGGAAACCCACCACATGGACGATGTACGGGATGTGATCGAGGCCCGCGCAGATACCGTCATACGAGCTGAAAAGGAAAAGGGCCAGCGGGAGGAACGGTAG
- a CDS encoding relaxase/mobilization nuclease domain-containing protein yields the protein MAVTSIWPIHRRVDKVIDYVRNPEKTTEAGLPELASLHAVEDVVEYAADEMKTERRSYVSCLNCREDTAAAQFMETKRLWGKPGGRVCYHGYQSFKADEVTAETAHEIGVRLAEELWGGRFEVVVATHCNTGHYHNHFVINSVSWVDGKKFYNSPADYARMREASDRLCREYAISVIENSGRQTKDYAEWRAERDGKPTHRGTIRADIDRAIRASTTERDFLRVLDEMGYQVKTHGKDGKPLKYPALKPPDARGYFRFHKLGEGYTLEEIRVRILRNIHKQPPFPELVHHLPQHYRVRGKPQKKVTGLRALYFHYCYELHIIVKQPASVKRVSFLLREDIAKLDRLDAETRFLGKHHIGTIEELTTHRETALMEANALTAQRQELRKDLRRLIRQGDFAGIDEVKQNISSLSDRIRAVRKDVVLCDGIAQRSGQVRENLGRLVKQKELERKERSNDELFRRRGGASREDVAGNR from the coding sequence ATGGCGGTGACCTCCATCTGGCCCATTCATAGGCGCGTGGACAAGGTAATCGACTACGTTCGGAACCCGGAAAAGACCACTGAGGCCGGCTTGCCGGAGCTGGCGTCCCTCCATGCCGTTGAGGATGTGGTGGAGTATGCCGCCGACGAGATGAAAACGGAGCGCCGGTCCTATGTGTCCTGCTTGAACTGCCGGGAGGACACCGCTGCCGCACAGTTCATGGAAACGAAGCGGCTGTGGGGCAAGCCGGGTGGCCGGGTGTGCTACCACGGGTATCAGTCCTTCAAAGCGGATGAGGTCACGGCGGAGACAGCCCATGAAATCGGCGTCAGGTTGGCGGAGGAGCTGTGGGGCGGGCGTTTTGAAGTTGTAGTGGCGACCCACTGCAATACCGGCCACTATCACAACCACTTTGTCATCAACTCCGTGTCCTGGGTTGATGGAAAAAAGTTCTACAACTCCCCCGCCGACTACGCCCGGATGCGGGAGGCATCGGACCGTCTGTGCCGGGAATACGCCATCTCCGTGATCGAGAACTCTGGCAGACAGACAAAGGACTATGCCGAATGGCGGGCCGAGCGTGATGGAAAACCCACCCACCGGGGCACTATCCGGGCCGACATTGACCGGGCTATCCGCGCTTCCACTACTGAGCGCGATTTCCTGCGGGTGCTGGACGAAATGGGCTATCAGGTCAAGACCCACGGGAAGGACGGAAAGCCCCTGAAATATCCCGCATTGAAGCCACCGGACGCGAGGGGCTATTTCCGCTTCCACAAGCTGGGCGAGGGCTACACGCTGGAGGAGATCAGGGTGCGTATTCTACGCAACATTCACAAGCAGCCCCCGTTCCCGGAGCTTGTCCATCACCTGCCCCAGCATTACCGGGTGCGGGGAAAGCCCCAGAAGAAAGTCACCGGCCTGCGGGCGCTGTACTTCCATTACTGCTATGAACTCCACATCATCGTCAAGCAGCCGGCATCCGTCAAGCGGGTGTCTTTTTTATTGCGGGAGGACATCGCCAAGCTGGACCGTCTGGACGCGGAAACCCGCTTTTTGGGGAAACACCACATTGGAACGATTGAGGAATTGACTACCCACCGGGAAACGGCGTTGATGGAGGCGAACGCCCTGACTGCCCAGCGGCAGGAACTCCGAAAGGACCTGCGCCGGCTCATCAGACAGGGCGACTTCGCAGGTATTGACGAGGTGAAACAGAATATCAGTTCCCTGTCCGACAGGATCAGGGCAGTGAGAAAGGATGTGGTCTTATGTGACGGCATCGCCCAGCGTTCCGGGCAGGTCCGTGAGAACCTGGGACGGCTGGTGAAGCAAAAGGAATTGGAACGAAAGGAGCGATCAAACGATGAGTTATTCAGGCGACGCGGCGGAGCAAGTCGTGAGGATGTCGCTGGAAACAGGTGA
- a CDS encoding plasmid mobilization protein yields the protein MKRTLEMKVRFTKTELDALTKKARKSGLSREGYCRRVLNGTEVKEAPPADVPVLIQEVRRVGNNLNQVMKRANALGLLDVPQLRKALEDNRAVEKLIADTYTVPSD from the coding sequence TTGAAAAGAACACTTGAAATGAAGGTCCGTTTTACCAAAACGGAACTGGATGCCCTTACCAAGAAGGCCCGCAAGTCCGGCCTGTCCCGCGAGGGTTACTGCCGCCGCGTCCTGAACGGCACGGAGGTGAAGGAGGCCCCGCCCGCCGATGTACCTGTGCTGATCCAGGAGGTGCGGCGCGTGGGGAATAACCTGAATCAGGTCATGAAGCGGGCCAACGCCCTCGGACTGCTGGATGTGCCCCAGCTCCGCAAGGCACTGGAGGATAACCGGGCCGTGGAGAAGCTGATCGCAGACACCTATACCGTGCCTTCCGACTGA
- the tet(W) gene encoding tetracycline resistance ribosomal protection protein Tet(W) translates to MKIINIGILAHVDAGKTTLTESLLYASGAISEPGSVEKGTTRTDTMFLERQRGITIQAAVTSFQWHRCKVNIVDTPGHMDFLAEVYRSLAVLDGAILVISAKDGVQAQTRILFHALRKMNIPTVIFINKIDQAGVDLQSVVQSVRDKLSADIIIKQTVSLSPEIVLEENTDIEAWDAVIENNDELLEKYIAGEPISREKLAREEQQRVQDASLFPVYHGSAKNGLGIQPLMDAVTGLFQPMGEQGGAALCGSVFKVEYTDCGQRRVYLRLYSGTLRLRDTVALAGREKLKITEMRIPSKGEIVRTDTAYQGEIVILPSDSVRLNDVLGDQTRLPRKRWREDPLPMLRTTIAPKTAAQRERLLDALTQLADTDPLLRCEVDSITHEIILSFLGRVQLEVVSALLSEKYKLETVVKEPSVIYMERPLKAASHTIHIEVPPNPFWASIGLSVTPLSLGSGVQYESRVSLGYLNQSFQNAVRDGIRYGLEQGLFGWNVTDCKICFEYGLYYSPVSTPADFRSLAPIVLEQALKESGTQLLEPYLSFILYAPQEYLSRAYHDAPKYCATIETAQVKKDEVVFTGEIPARCIQAYRTDLAFYTNGRSVCLTELKGYQAAVGQPVIQPRRPNSRLDKVRHMFQKVM, encoded by the coding sequence ATGAAAATAATCAATATTGGAATTCTTGCCCATGTAGACGCTGGAAAGACGACCTTGACGGAGAGCCTGCTATATGCCAGCGGAGCCATTTCAGAACCGGGGAGCGTCGAAAAAGGGACAACGAGGACGGACACCATGTTTTTGGAGCGGCAGCGTGGGATTACCATTCAAGCGGCAGTCACTTCCTTCCAGTGGCACAGATGTAAAGTTAACATTGTGGATACGCCCGGCCACATGGATTTTTTGGCGGAGGTGTACCGCTCTTTGGCTGTTTTAGATGGGGCCATCTTGGTGATCTCCGCTAAAGATGGCGTGCAGGCCCAGACCCGTATTCTGTTCCATGCCCTGCGGAAAATGAACATTCCCACCGTTATCTTTATCAACAAGATCGACCAGGCTGGCGTTGATTTGCAGAGCGTGGTTCAGTCTGTTCGGGATAAGCTCTCCGCCGATATTATCATCAAGCAGACGGTGTCGCTGTCCCCGGAAATAGTCCTGGAGGAAAATACCGACATAGAAGCATGGGATGCGGTCATCGAAAATAACGATGAATTATTGGAAAAGTATATCGCAGGAGAACCAATCAGCCGGGAAAAACTTGCGCGGGAGGAACAGCAGCGGGTTCAAGACGCCTCCCTGTTCCCAGTCTATCATGGCAGCGCCAAAAATGGCCTTGGCATTCAACCGTTGATGGATGCGGTGACAGGGCTGTTCCAACCGATGGGGGAACAGGGGGGCGCCGCCCTATGCGGCAGCGTTTTCAAGGTTGAGTACACCGATTGCGGCCAGCGGCGTGTCTATCTACGGTTATACAGCGGAACGCTGCGCCTGCGGGATACGGTGGCCCTGGCCGGGAGAGAAAAGCTGAAAATCACAGAGATGCGTATTCCATCCAAAGGGGAAATTGTTCGGACAGACACCGCTTATCAGGGTGAAATTGTTATCCTTCCCAGCGACAGCGTGAGGTTAAACGATGTATTAGGGGACCAAACCCGGCTCCCTCGTAAAAGGTGGCGCGAGGACCCCCTCCCCATGCTGCGGACGACGATTGCGCCGAAAACGGCAGCGCAAAGAGAACGGCTGCTGGACGCTCTTACGCAACTTGCGGATACTGACCCGCTTTTGCGTTGCGAAGTGGATTCCATCACCCATGAGATCATTCTTTCTTTTTTGGGCCGGGTGCAGTTGGAGGTTGTTTCCGCTTTGCTGTCGGAAAAATACAAGCTTGAAACAGTGGTAAAGGAACCCTCCGTCATTTATATGGAGCGGCCGCTCAAAGCAGCCAGCCACACCATCCATATCGAGGTGCCGCCCAACCCGTTTTGGGCATCCATAGGACTGTCTGTTACACCACTCTCGCTTGGCTCCGGTGTACAATACGAGAGCCGGGTTTCGCTGGGATACTTGAACCAGAGTTTTCAAAACGCTGTCAGGGATGGTATCCGTTACGGGCTGGAGCAGGGCTTGTTCGGCTGGAACGTAACGGACTGTAAGATTTGCTTTGAATACGGGCTTTATTACAGTCCGGTCAGCACGCCGGCGGACTTCCGCTCATTGGCCCCGATTGTATTGGAACAGGCATTGAAGGAATCGGGGACGCAGCTGCTGGAACCTTATCTCTCCTTCATCCTCTATGCGCCCCAGGAATACCTTTCCAGGGCTTATCATGATGCACCGAAATACTGTGCCACCATCGAAACGGCCCAGGTAAAAAAGGATGAAGTTGTCTTTACTGGCGAGATTCCCGCCCGCTGTATACAGGCATACCGTACTGATCTGGCCTTTTACACCAACGGGCGGAGCGTATGCCTTACAGAGCTGAAAGGATATCAGGCCGCTGTCGGTCAGCCGGTCATCCAGCCCCGCCGTCCAAACAGCCGCCTGGACAAGGTGCGCCATATGTTTCAGAAGGTAATGTAA
- a CDS encoding PcfB family protein has product MSLETGEVAVRLAGSGAKQLAILIYAILREQKKTAGKARLTNMLRSGKELKVFAVKDSDLQLFCREAKKYGVLYCVLKDRDATDGLTDIMARAEDAGKINRIIERFGLATVDMAQVKQEIEQSRVERRMDAPETPAAEPAAGVDTPQEPMTEREMDGFLDAMLAPAPEHGPVVPERNDPDRDLDEFLKAARGASSAREEGRTENPTVGRTEKSRLSEPTSKPKEAAEPGIPDPLERPRPSVRQALKEIKAEQKQRAEEKARENAGRQKPVQHKAPPKKKIKKQKER; this is encoded by the coding sequence ATGTCGCTGGAAACAGGTGAGGTTGCGGTCAGGCTGGCCGGCTCCGGGGCCAAACAGCTTGCCATTTTGATCTATGCCATCCTGCGTGAGCAGAAAAAGACGGCGGGCAAGGCCCGCCTGACCAATATGCTCCGCAGCGGCAAGGAGCTGAAGGTGTTTGCCGTCAAGGACAGCGACCTTCAGCTCTTTTGCCGGGAGGCAAAAAAGTACGGCGTCCTCTACTGTGTATTGAAGGACCGGGACGCCACGGATGGACTGACCGACATCATGGCGAGGGCGGAGGACGCCGGCAAGATCAACCGCATCATTGAGCGGTTCGGCCTTGCCACCGTAGATATGGCCCAGGTCAAGCAGGAGATCGAACAGAGCCGGGTGGAGCGGCGGATGGACGCCCCGGAAACACCTGCGGCGGAACCGGCAGCCGGGGTGGACACTCCCCAGGAGCCGATGACTGAGCGGGAGATGGATGGATTTCTGGACGCCATGCTTGCCCCGGCCCCGGAACATGGCCCGGTTGTTCCGGAGCGCAACGATCCGGACCGGGACCTGGATGAATTTTTGAAGGCGGCGCGGGGCGCGTCCTCTGCCAGAGAGGAGGGCAGGACCGAAAACCCCACCGTGGGCCGGACCGAGAAATCCCGTCTGTCCGAGCCTACCTCAAAGCCCAAAGAGGCCGCCGAGCCGGGTATCCCTGATCCGCTGGAGCGCCCCCGTCCCTCTGTCCGTCAGGCATTGAAGGAGATCAAGGCGGAGCAGAAGCAGCGGGCGGAGGAGAAAGCCAGAGAGAACGCTGGGCGGCAGAAGCCGGTCCAGCACAAAGCACCCCCAAAAAAGAAAATCAAAAAGCAAAAGGAGAGGTAA
- a CDS encoding class I SAM-dependent methyltransferase: MEYSKEDLMEAKKQIWGVGENMGTEESKKIWEENAQFWDNAMGDESNEFHREVVRPKVTELLSPNPADYILDIACGNGNYSSYLAQRGASVVAFDYSKKMIELAKRRQSQYAKQIEFCVADATDRKSILELKRNRAFTKAVSNMAIMDITDIEPLLMAVYELLQESGIFVFATQHPCFVTLTEKYMTPHSYYDIAIEGQPKEQIYYHRSIQDIFNLCFRAGFVIDGFYEECFKTNKEIPMVMIVRLKKVKRDSLK, translated from the coding sequence ATGGAATATAGTAAGGAAGATTTAATGGAAGCAAAAAAGCAAATTTGGGGAGTGGGAGAGAACATGGGAACAGAGGAAAGTAAAAAAATCTGGGAGGAGAACGCACAATTTTGGGATAATGCAATGGGTGACGAATCTAATGAATTTCACAGAGAGGTAGTGCGTCCCAAAGTAACGGAACTTCTATCTCCTAATCCTGCGGATTACATTTTGGATATTGCGTGTGGCAATGGAAATTATTCTTCGTATCTTGCACAAAGAGGCGCTTCGGTTGTCGCTTTTGATTACAGCAAAAAAATGATAGAATTGGCTAAAAGACGGCAATCACAATATGCAAAACAAATTGAATTTTGTGTGGCGGATGCGACCGATAGAAAAAGTATATTAGAATTAAAAAGAAATCGAGCCTTTACGAAAGCAGTTTCTAATATGGCAATTATGGATATTACGGATATTGAACCACTTCTTATGGCTGTTTATGAACTGTTGCAGGAAAGCGGAATTTTTGTCTTTGCAACGCAACACCCTTGTTTTGTCACGTTGACTGAAAAATATATGACACCGCACAGTTACTATGATATAGCGATTGAAGGGCAACCGAAAGAGCAGATTTATTATCATCGTTCCATACAAGATATTTTTAACCTTTGTTTTAGAGCTGGATTTGTCATTGATGGATTTTATGAAGAATGTTTTAAAACCAACAAAGAAATTCCTATGGTAATGATAGTAAGGCTTAAGAAGGTAAAACGTGATAGCTTAAAATAA
- a CDS encoding ParM/StbA family protein yields MEPVKDHQGMKIIGIDNGYGNIKTANCCFPAGLTVHDAEPVFKDDLLVYDGRYYLIGTGHKEFKADKTGDDDYYILTLAAIARELNVYGLTDATVYLAVGLPLTWVSRQRADFKAYLMRNRELAFTFRGKAYRVEIAGVDVFPQGFAAVAGQIRDFQGVNMLCDIGNGTMNIMFINDRKPVVDRMFTEKYGTHQCMLAVRENVMRTHHATVDESIINRVLRFGTADIREDYLTTIRETAAEYVGEIFRILREHEYNPALMRLHVLGGGSCLVRNFGAYDADRVTIYEDICATAKGYEFLCEQALHRGTRE; encoded by the coding sequence ATGGAGCCGGTGAAAGACCATCAGGGCATGAAGATCATCGGGATAGACAATGGCTACGGCAACATCAAGACTGCAAACTGCTGTTTTCCCGCGGGGCTGACCGTCCATGACGCAGAGCCGGTATTCAAAGACGATCTGCTGGTCTATGACGGACGCTACTACCTGATTGGGACAGGCCACAAGGAGTTTAAGGCGGACAAGACCGGGGACGATGACTACTATATCCTCACCCTGGCCGCTATCGCCCGTGAGCTGAATGTATATGGCCTGACAGACGCCACGGTATATCTTGCAGTGGGATTGCCCCTCACCTGGGTGAGTCGGCAGCGGGCGGACTTCAAAGCCTACCTCATGCGGAACCGGGAACTGGCCTTTACCTTCCGGGGAAAAGCCTACCGGGTGGAGATCGCCGGGGTGGATGTGTTCCCCCAGGGCTTCGCTGCGGTTGCCGGCCAGATCAGGGACTTCCAGGGCGTGAATATGCTCTGTGACATTGGCAACGGCACCATGAACATCATGTTCATCAACGACCGCAAGCCTGTTGTGGACCGGATGTTTACTGAGAAGTATGGCACCCATCAATGTATGCTGGCCGTCCGGGAGAATGTCATGCGGACCCACCATGCCACGGTGGACGAGTCGATCATCAACCGGGTGCTGCGGTTCGGCACAGCGGATATTCGGGAGGACTACCTGACCACCATCCGGGAAACCGCCGCAGAGTATGTGGGCGAGATTTTCCGCATCCTGCGGGAGCATGAGTACAACCCCGCTCTTATGCGGCTCCATGTGCTGGGCGGCGGAAGCTGTCTGGTCCGCAACTTCGGGGCTTATGACGCCGACCGCGTAACGATCTACGAGGACATCTGCGCCACCGCCAAGGGCTATGAGTTCCTGTGTGAGCAGGCTTTGCACAGGGGGACGAGAGAATGA
- a CDS encoding DUF3991 and TOPRIM domain-containing protein, producing the protein MGYVTPEQIAQAKEWDLLTYLQRYDPHQLVHVGGSTYCTREHDSLKISNGKWNWFSRKIGGKTALDYLIKVQGFSFTEAVEALTGPNFSPPSPAPQARPKEQEPRKLVLPQSSRCATHVVSYLHGRGIDYDVIDYCIQTGRLYESLPYHNAVFVGRDRQGQPRYAALRGIIGDFKGEATGSDKRYSFAIAEDSAVPSVHLFESAIDLLSYATLLKMKGRDWRQDAMLSLGGVFKQKQEFVIPMALSQYLQDHPGVHTLCLHLDNDEVGRDAAAGIMAGLGDRYEVLDRPPPSGKDVNDLLLQRRLGQAKRKEEWSR; encoded by the coding sequence ATGGGCTATGTCACCCCGGAGCAGATCGCTCAGGCTAAGGAATGGGACCTGCTGACCTATCTCCAGCGGTATGACCCGCACCAGCTCGTCCATGTAGGCGGAAGCACCTACTGCACCCGTGAGCATGACAGCTTGAAGATCAGCAACGGAAAATGGAACTGGTTCTCCCGCAAAATCGGCGGGAAAACGGCCCTGGACTATCTTATCAAGGTCCAGGGCTTTTCCTTTACCGAGGCAGTGGAGGCCCTGACGGGGCCGAACTTCTCTCCCCCGTCTCCGGCGCCTCAAGCCAGGCCAAAGGAGCAGGAACCCCGGAAGCTGGTCCTTCCCCAATCCAGCCGGTGTGCAACCCATGTTGTCAGCTATCTTCATGGGCGGGGCATTGATTATGATGTGATCGACTACTGCATCCAGACCGGGCGTTTGTATGAAAGTCTGCCCTATCACAATGCTGTATTCGTGGGCCGGGACCGGCAGGGCCAACCCCGCTACGCCGCCCTGCGGGGCATCATAGGGGACTTCAAGGGCGAGGCCACCGGCAGTGACAAGCGGTATTCCTTCGCCATCGCGGAGGACTCCGCTGTACCCAGCGTCCACCTGTTTGAATCGGCCATCGACCTGTTGAGCTACGCCACCCTGCTGAAAATGAAGGGCCGGGACTGGCGGCAGGACGCCATGCTCTCCCTGGGCGGGGTGTTCAAGCAGAAACAAGAGTTTGTCATCCCCATGGCTCTCAGCCAGTACCTTCAGGACCACCCCGGCGTCCACACGCTCTGCCTCCACCTGGACAATGACGAGGTGGGCCGGGACGCGGCAGCGGGTATCATGGCTGGCCTGGGGGACAGATACGAAGTGCTGGACAGGCCGCCGCCCAGCGGCAAGGATGTAAACGATCTGCTGCTCCAGCGGAGGTTGGGGCAGGCAAAGAGGAAGGAGGAATGGAGCCGGTGA